The Erythrobacter sp. SDW2 region GATCGTGGCCGACGGCTACGATGCCGAGATCATCCGCCCGGCCCCGACCCACCCGCTCGCCGCCGCACGGCGCAAGGTCGAGGTCGAACGGCTGGCCCGCGCTGCCATGCGGCGGACGACCGTCTGGGGCGACGAAGCCTGCGCAGCGTGGATGCGCGCCGAATAGGGACTTCCCGCCTTCCCGGCAGATTGGCATAGGAGGGGTTCATGTGGACCGCGATCCTCCTTTCCGCGCTGGCGATGACAGTGATCGTCGCCGTGCGCTATCTTGCCGCAAGCGGGATCTTCGCCTGGCTGACCACGCGCGTGCGGCCCGGCTTCTACGACGGGCTCGACCGGCAGATGGCCAGGGAAATCCGCTGGTCGCTGGCCTCGGCAGCGATCTACGGCGTGCCGGCCGGAATCGTCGCCTGGGGATGGGACAGTCTCGGCTGGACCCGCATCTACACCGACTGGAACGACTACCCGCTGTGGTATTTGCCGCTGTCGGTGCTGCTTTACCTCTTTGCCCACGATACGTGGTTCTACTGGACCCATCGCTGGATGCACCGCCCGCGCGAGTTCCGCCTCGCCCATGCGGTCCACCACGCCAGCCGCCCGCCCACCGCCTGGGCGGCGATGAGCTTTCACCCGATCGAAGCGCTGACCGGGGCAGTGGTTATCCCCGCGCTGGTCTTTGTGTTCCCGATCCATGTCGCTATGCTCGGCCTCGTGCTCATGATCATGACGGTGATGGGGGTGACCAATCACATGGGCTGGGAGATCTTCCCGCGCTGGCTCGTTCATTCGCGCTTAGGGAACTGGCTGATAACGGCCTCGCACCACCAGCTCCATCACGAGCGGTATAATTGCAACTACGGGCTCTATTTCAGGATTTGGGATCGCATATGCAGGACGGACAGGGGGTTGGCCGAAGTTTTTCGGCGCTGATGCTGGCGGTTACGGCGCCGCTGCTGGTGGGGAATACTGGGGCACGACAGGATATCAGCGTCACGGTCACCGACCTGCGCTCGGCCGAGGGCAAGGTGCTGGCCTGCCTTACCGCCAATGCCAAGGCCTTCCCAAATTGCGACAAGGATCCCAAGGCGCTGGCAATGACCGTCAAGGCCGGCACCACGGTCAGCTTCACATTCCATGACGTCAAGCCGGGCACCTATGCCATCTCCCTGCTGCATGACGAGAACGGCAACGGCAAAGCCGACAAGGCATTGATGATTCCCAAGGAAGGTTTCGGCTTCTCGCGTGACGCCAGAGTGCGGATGGGGCCGCCCAAGTTCTCCGCCGCCGCCTTCGCCGTGGCTGCCGAGCCGGTCCACCAACGGATCAGGATGCGCTACCTGTTCTGACGTCACCGCGTCGGCACGGCGAAGGTTTCTGCATCCACTTAACGGGATGTTTACTACGCGACGTCAGAACGCCCCTGAACGCCAAGTGAGGGGCATTGCACGTCATGGACACGCTGCGCGGACATATCGGTTCGTTTGACGACGACACCCGCGACGAGGACTACAGCGCCGATACCGGCTCCGACATTGACGGGGACGATATGGGCCGCGAAGCGCCGCCCAGCCCCGTAGGGCAGGACGAGCGCCGCATGCAGGTGCGCGCCTACAACCATTGGGCAAGCCTGCTGGCCGACCGCAACTTCCCTTCGATCGAGGATCTCGATCCCGATGCGCTGCCCGATTTCGGGCCTTACAGTGTGCTGCTCGACTTTACTGGCGGGATCGATAATCCGGCGGTCCAGTACCTGGGGGACGAGCTGGCCGAGGAATGCGGCACCCGGGGGCTCATCCGCACGCTCGACGACGTGCCCAGCCGTTCGCTGCTGAGCCGGATCACCGACCACTATATGCAGATCCTCGCCAACCAGGCGCCGATCGGGTTCGAGGCCGAATTCGTCAACCAGCGCAACGCGACGATCCTCTATCGCGGCATCCTGCTGCCCTTCTCCAGCGACGATGACACCATCGATTTCATCTATGGCGTGATCAACTGGAAGGAAATGGCCGATCAGCTCACCACGGACGAGCTGCTGCTCGAAATCGACCAGGCTCTCGACCCCGCCGGGGAAGAGGAAGTCGAGGAAGAACCGGTTGGCGGGCGTGCTCCGGATCCTGTTGCCGACTGGGCGGATGGTCCTGCCGCTGACGTGCTGTCGCTCGGCGAGAGCGCGATTGTCGAGGAAGCCAGCGAAAGCTGGGACGACGATGAGGCGTTCGACGACGAAGGTGACCTCACCGAATTTGCCCTCCCGGACATCGGCGATGCCGACGAGGAGGACACGATCAACCACGACGCCTACGCTTCGCTGATGCCGAGCGGCGGCGACGAAGATGAGGAAAGCGGCCTGGGCAGCCTGTCCGGCCTCCGCAGCAAGCCGGCCAAGAAACCCCTCGACCTCTCGATCACGCAGTCGCTCAGCCCCTACGACGGAAGCGACGCAGGCAGTGTCGAGGAGCACGACGATTTCCCGACCCCGGCTTTCGGGCAGGAGGACGACCGCTTTGCCAGCCTGCTCGGCAATGCGGCGGAGGAAGACCAGGAAGAAGATACCGACGACTGGACCTCGCCGCTCGATCTGGGTGGCGACATGGAAATCGCCGCGCACGAGCCGGGCGAGGATTCTCTCGCAGTGTTCGAGGAAGCGCCACTGCCCGGAAGCGAGCCGGTATTCGACGAAGAGCCTGTTGCAGAACCTGCGGCAGAGCCTGCCCCACGCGAGATCGAATTGCCGTCGTTTGCGCAGGACGACAGCGAGATGGGTCTCTACGATACCCTCGCCGAAGCGCGCGAGCTGGCGCAGATCGCCACATCGAGCGAAGATCGCAGCCGTGCCGCACTTTATGACGCGGTCAGCCGCGCCTATGACGTCAGCTTGGCAGCTGCAGAATCGCCCGAGGATTTCGCCGAGCTGATCGAGGAAAACGGCCTCACCATGCAGGACCGTGCGCCGATGACGCCGGTGGTCAAGCTGGTGTTCGGAGCCGATTACGACAAGACTCGCCTGACCGAATATGCCGCCGTGCTGACCCATGCCCACCGCCACGGTATCGAGCGAGGCGCGCTCAAGAGCTTCCTCGCCAAGGCTGAAGGTGGCCTCAAGGGAATCGTG contains the following coding sequences:
- a CDS encoding sterol desaturase family protein, giving the protein MWTAILLSALAMTVIVAVRYLAASGIFAWLTTRVRPGFYDGLDRQMAREIRWSLASAAIYGVPAGIVAWGWDSLGWTRIYTDWNDYPLWYLPLSVLLYLFAHDTWFYWTHRWMHRPREFRLAHAVHHASRPPTAWAAMSFHPIEALTGAVVIPALVFVFPIHVAMLGLVLMIMTVMGVTNHMGWEIFPRWLVHSRLGNWLITASHHQLHHERYNCNYGLYFRIWDRICRTDRGLAEVFRR
- a CDS encoding DUF2141 domain-containing protein → MLAVTAPLLVGNTGARQDISVTVTDLRSAEGKVLACLTANAKAFPNCDKDPKALAMTVKAGTTVSFTFHDVKPGTYAISLLHDENGNGKADKALMIPKEGFGFSRDARVRMGPPKFSAAAFAVAAEPVHQRIRMRYLF